From a region of the Cucumis sativus cultivar 9930 chromosome 6, Cucumber_9930_V3, whole genome shotgun sequence genome:
- the LOC101221194 gene encoding cytochrome P450 710A11, whose translation MNTLLAFLSPLLPFAASLVFLLLFLEQISYLKKKRSVPGPSLVLPFVGNAIPLVRNPARFWEIQASLAKSSGVGFSVNYIAGNFIVFIRDTELSHKIFANVRSDAMNLVGHPFGKKLFGEDNLIYMLGQKHKDLRRRIAPNFTPKALSTYTALQQIIILKHLKLWEQKSSESSPKPIPLRYLARDLNLETSQMVFVGPYLAEKVREKFRVDYNIFNVGLMKLPIDLPGTGFRNAKLAVDRLVEVLADCAEKSKTKMKKEEEPTCLIDFWMQDTVKELEAAAAAGEPEPVHTSNFELGLYLFDFLFAAQDASTSSLLWAVSLLDSHPEVIDKVREEVKSIWSPESDTLISSEQLLEMKYTQAVAREVVRYRAPATVVPHVAAADFPLTDSYSIPKGAIVFPSAYESSFQGFVEPERFDPERFSEERQEDRIFKRNFLAFGAGSHQCVGQRYALNQLVLFIAMFCTLLDFKRHTSDGCDEIAFNPTICPKDDCMLSISMRCPRFPNLST comes from the coding sequence ATGAATACCCTTTTGGCTTTTTTATCGCCGCTGCTTCCCTTTGCGGCTTCACTTGTGTTTCTGCTTCTCTTTCTCGAGCAGATCTcttatttgaagaagaaacgcTCTGTTCCTGGTCCTTCTCTTGTTCTCCCCTTCGTCGGCAACGCAATTCCTCTCGTTAGAAACCCTGCCCGTTTCTGGGAAATTCAGGCTTCTTTGGCTAAATCCTCCGGTGTTGGTTTCTCTGTCAACTACATCGCCGGTAACTTCATCGTCTTTATTCGCGATACTGAGCTCTCTCACAAGATTTTCGCCAATGTGCGTTCCGATGCTATGAATCTCGTCGGTCATCCCTTCGGGAAGAAGCTATTTGGTGAAGATAATCTGATTTATATGTTGGGACAAAAGCACAAGGATCTCCGCCGTCGAATCGCTCCTAATTTCACGCCTAAAGCGCTTTCAACATACACCGCGCTTCAACAGATCATCATTCTCAAACACTTGAAGCTTTGGGAGCAGAAATCGTCGGAATCCTCACCGAAGCCCATTCCCTTGAGGTATTTGGCTCGAGATCTTAACCTCGAAACCTCTCAGATGGTGTTCGTCGGGCCGTATTTAGCCGAAAAGGTTCGCGAAAAGTTCAGAGTCGATTACAACATCTTCAATGTCGGTCTCATGAAACTTCCAATCGATTTACCTGGAACAGGTTTCAGAAACGCGAAACTCGCCGTCGACCGGCTAGTGGAGGTTCTAGCGGACTGTGCAGAGAAGAGCAAGacgaaaatgaagaaagaagaagagccGACGTGTTTAATCGACTTTTGGATGCAGGACACCGTAAAAGAACTCGAAGCTGCGGCAGCAGCCGGCGAGCCAGAGCCCGTTCACACCAGTAACTTCGAACTCGGCTTGTACCTCTTCGATTTCCTCTTCGCCGCGCAAGACGCTTCCACTTCGTCGCTTCTATGGGCCGTAAGTCTCCTCGACTCACATCCCGAGGTGATCGACAAAGTTCGGGAAGAAGTCAAATCCATCTGGTCACCGGAATCAGATACACTGATCTCATCGGAGCAGCTTTTGGAAATGAAGTACACTCAGGCAGTGGCCCGTGAGGTGGTCCGTTACCGTGCTCCGGCAACGGTAGTGCCGCACGTAGCAGCGGCGGATTTCCCGTTGACAGATTCATACAGCATCCCAAAAGGTGCAATCGTTTTCCCATCTGCATACGAGTCGAGCTTCCAGGGTTTCGTAGAACCGGAGCGATTCGACCCGGAACGGTTCTCTGAAGAAAGGCAAGAAGACCGAATTTTCAAAAGGAACTTTCTGGCATTCGGTGCTGGGTCCCACCAGTGCGTTGGGCAACGGTACGCTCTAAACCAACTCGTTCTTTTCATCGCTATGTTTTGTACGTTGCTTGATTTCAAGAGGCACACTTCCGACGGCTGTGATGAAATCGCTTTCAATCCCACCATCTGCCCCAAAGATGACTGCATGCTCTCCATTTCCATGCGGTGCCCTCGATTTCCTAATCTCTCCACTTga